The following are encoded together in the Capsulimonas corticalis genome:
- a CDS encoding ATP-binding cassette domain-containing protein, producing the protein MASQLSEYGALLGEQSQATAAPVHVHVQDLHKDFGPRKVLRALDLEIRRGEFIAIVGKSGCGKSTLLRLLAGLDQPSGGGVRIDGRPLGGLNHAARVMFQDARLLPWERVVSNVGLGLGKDWRRKAESALADVGLSDRANDWPSVLSGGQRQRVALARALAGDPELLLLDEPLGALDALTRYEMQRLIEDLWRRRGCTVLLVTHDVEESVALADRVVVIDEGRATLDLRIDLPRPRRRSDQDFQVLRERILGLIAGGI; encoded by the coding sequence ATGGCATCCCAACTATCAGAATACGGCGCGCTTTTAGGCGAGCAATCGCAGGCGACCGCCGCTCCCGTCCATGTCCACGTCCAGGATCTGCATAAGGACTTTGGACCGCGCAAGGTTCTGCGCGCCCTGGACCTGGAGATCCGGCGCGGCGAGTTCATCGCCATCGTCGGCAAAAGCGGCTGCGGAAAAAGCACGCTGCTGCGTCTGCTGGCCGGTCTCGACCAGCCCAGCGGCGGGGGCGTCCGTATCGACGGGCGTCCTCTCGGGGGCCTGAACCACGCGGCGCGGGTAATGTTTCAGGACGCGCGGCTGCTGCCATGGGAGCGCGTCGTCAGCAATGTCGGACTGGGGCTTGGGAAAGATTGGCGGCGCAAAGCCGAGAGCGCGCTCGCCGATGTCGGTCTTTCGGACCGCGCGAACGACTGGCCCTCAGTGCTCTCCGGCGGCCAGCGCCAGCGCGTCGCCCTCGCCCGCGCGCTCGCCGGCGATCCGGAGCTGCTGCTGCTCGATGAACCGCTGGGGGCGCTCGACGCCCTGACCCGCTACGAAATGCAGCGGCTGATCGAGGATCTTTGGCGGCGGCGGGGATGCACCGTGCTCCTCGTGACGCACGATGTCGAAGAATCCGTCGCTCTCGCCGACCGCGTCGTGGTCATCGACGAAGGCCGCGCCACCCTGGACCTGCGCATCGACCTGCCCCGCCCCCGCCGGCGCTCCGACCAAGATTTCCAGGTCCTGCGCGAACGGATTCTTGGGCTAATCGCTGGGGGGATTTGA
- a CDS encoding ABC transporter permease subunit, which produces MKVLPARRIWVKPIAAASAAPHKVSQLRPRVLLPWLLPLLLLAVWQIGAQSGWIAPRILPAPTAVLQAGAHLIQTGELPRHIAVSSGRALVGFAIGGGIGFLLGLLNGAWPIAEELLDSTVQMLRTIPNLAMIPLIILWFGIGEEAKVTLVALGVFFPMYLNTYHGIRTADKGLKEMGRVYGLEPWTLFWRVIFPGAVPSILIGLRFALGMMWLVLIGAETLAADSGIGFMTTTAREFMRTDVVVLGTLVYATLGKLADLVAKGLERTFLQWHPNYQNTARF; this is translated from the coding sequence ATGAAAGTTTTACCGGCCCGTCGGATTTGGGTTAAGCCCATCGCCGCCGCCAGCGCCGCCCCCCACAAAGTCTCTCAGCTTCGCCCGCGCGTCCTGCTGCCCTGGCTGCTGCCGCTGCTGCTGCTCGCCGTCTGGCAGATTGGCGCGCAGTCCGGCTGGATCGCGCCGCGCATCCTGCCCGCCCCAACCGCCGTGCTGCAAGCCGGCGCGCATTTGATTCAAACCGGCGAATTGCCGCGACATATCGCCGTTAGCTCCGGCCGCGCCTTGGTCGGCTTCGCCATCGGCGGCGGGATCGGCTTTCTGCTGGGATTGCTGAACGGAGCCTGGCCCATCGCGGAGGAGCTTCTGGACAGCACCGTGCAGATGCTCCGCACGATCCCCAACCTGGCGATGATCCCGCTGATCATCCTCTGGTTCGGCATCGGCGAGGAGGCGAAGGTGACTCTGGTCGCGCTCGGCGTCTTCTTTCCGATGTATCTGAACACCTATCACGGGATCCGCACGGCGGACAAGGGTTTGAAGGAGATGGGACGGGTCTATGGCCTAGAGCCGTGGACTTTGTTCTGGCGCGTGATCTTCCCTGGAGCCGTGCCGTCGATCCTGATCGGCCTGCGCTTCGCGCTGGGAATGATGTGGCTCGTGCTGATTGGGGCGGAGACTCTGGCGGCCGATTCCGGGATCGGATTTATGACGACCACCGCGCGAGAGTTCATGCGCACGGATGTCGTGGTGCTGGGAACTCTCGTCTATGCGACGCTCGGCAAGCTGGCCGACCTCGTCGCCAAAGGATTGGAAAGGACATTTCTGCAATGGCATCCCAACTATCAGAATACGGCGCGCTTTTAG
- the ssuD gene encoding FMNH2-dependent alkanesulfonate monooxygenase has translation MHVFWYLPTQGDERYLGSTIGQRQPTHKYLTQIAQAVDNLGYEGMLLGTGLKQDPWIVATSLITATEKLKFLVAHRPSILPPALAARMAATFDHISQGRLLLNIVTGGGPLKNEGVFLDHDERYAHTDEYLTVWRALLRGEEVNFHGKHVQIENAQLRFDPYTKPYPPLYFGGSSPAALEVAAKHVDVYLTWGEPPALAAEKINEVRRLAALHGRTVRFGIRLHVIVRETEREAWEAAERLIRYVNDDKIAASQAQFARSESEGQRRMQQLHGGRRDKLEISPNLWAGVGLVRGGAGTALVGDAESVYQRMKEYTDIGFDTFVLSGYPSLEESYHFAEGVFPLIRRDQIKLSAADSVFAYRAPEAADLRVLRRYDASESAEARLSENGSLSSALRP, from the coding sequence ATGCATGTTTTTTGGTATCTGCCGACGCAAGGCGATGAACGATATCTTGGATCGACGATCGGACAGCGGCAGCCGACGCACAAATATCTCACGCAGATCGCGCAGGCGGTCGACAACCTGGGCTATGAGGGAATGCTGCTCGGAACGGGGCTGAAACAAGATCCCTGGATTGTGGCGACCTCTCTCATCACCGCGACCGAGAAGCTCAAATTCCTCGTCGCGCATCGGCCCTCCATCCTGCCGCCGGCGCTCGCGGCGCGCATGGCGGCGACATTCGACCATATCTCGCAGGGACGCCTGCTATTGAACATCGTCACCGGCGGCGGTCCGCTGAAAAACGAAGGAGTTTTTCTGGACCATGACGAGCGGTACGCCCACACGGATGAGTATCTCACCGTGTGGCGCGCCCTGCTGCGCGGCGAGGAGGTGAACTTCCATGGCAAGCATGTCCAGATCGAAAACGCCCAATTGCGCTTCGATCCGTACACCAAGCCCTATCCCCCGCTCTACTTCGGCGGGTCCTCCCCGGCTGCTCTGGAAGTGGCGGCGAAGCATGTGGACGTTTATCTGACCTGGGGCGAGCCGCCGGCTTTGGCCGCCGAGAAGATCAACGAAGTGCGCCGTCTCGCCGCGCTGCACGGACGCACGGTGCGTTTCGGCATTCGACTGCATGTGATTGTGCGCGAAACCGAGCGCGAAGCCTGGGAAGCCGCCGAGCGTTTGATCCGCTATGTGAATGACGACAAAATCGCCGCGTCGCAGGCCCAGTTCGCCCGGTCGGAATCCGAAGGCCAGCGGCGCATGCAGCAGCTGCACGGCGGGCGGCGCGACAAGCTGGAGATCAGCCCCAATCTCTGGGCGGGCGTCGGCCTTGTCCGAGGCGGCGCGGGGACGGCGCTGGTCGGCGACGCCGAGTCGGTCTACCAGCGGATGAAAGAATACACGGACATCGGGTTCGATACCTTTGTGCTTTCGGGTTATCCCAGCCTGGAAGAGTCCTATCACTTCGCCGAAGGCGTATTCCCGCTGATCCGGCGCGACCAGATCAAACTTTCGGCGGCGGACAGCGTCTTTGCGTATCGCGCGCCGGAGGCGGCCGACCTGCGCGTGCTCCGGCGGTACGACGCTTCCGAAAGCGCCGAAGCGCGCCTCTCGGAAAACGGGTCTCTTTCCAGCGCATTGCGTCCATAA
- the ssuD gene encoding FMNH2-dependent alkanesulfonate monooxygenase, whose translation MNVLWFFPTGGDGRYLGSPIGRRESTHDYLKQIAVAIDELGYYGALLPTGPGCEDAWVLASSFIPLTKNLKFLIAARPSVINPTFSAQMAATFDRASNGRLLINVVTGSSQAQMAKEGVFLEHDERYEVTDEFLTIWRGLFGGEEVNFEGKHLRVEGGKNLFPSVQKPYPPLYFGGSSPAALEVAAKHVDVYLTWGEPPALAAEKINEVRRLAALHGRTVKFGMRLHVIVRETEREAWAAADDLIKYVTDDSIAAAQKQFASSQSVGQQRMSALHGGRRDNLVISPNLWAGIGLVRGGAGTALVGDPETVAQRMKEYGEIGIDTFVLSGYPHLEEAIRFAELTFPYLPLSHPSRLADNSGAQTVEPKLAFRFGDGHNGIPSVHTGHSIPKHAPALAEGLAS comes from the coding sequence ATGAACGTACTCTGGTTTTTCCCCACCGGCGGCGATGGTCGCTACCTTGGATCGCCGATCGGCCGCCGCGAATCGACGCACGACTATCTCAAGCAGATCGCCGTCGCCATCGACGAGCTGGGATATTACGGCGCGCTGCTGCCGACCGGGCCGGGCTGTGAGGACGCCTGGGTGCTGGCGTCCTCATTCATCCCGCTCACCAAGAATCTCAAATTCTTGATCGCCGCGCGCCCGTCCGTGATCAACCCGACGTTCTCCGCGCAGATGGCCGCCACCTTCGACCGCGCCTCCAATGGACGCCTGCTCATCAATGTCGTCACGGGAAGCAGCCAGGCGCAGATGGCGAAAGAAGGCGTCTTTCTCGAACACGACGAGCGCTACGAAGTGACCGATGAGTTCCTCACGATCTGGCGCGGCTTGTTCGGCGGTGAGGAAGTCAATTTCGAGGGCAAACATCTGCGCGTCGAGGGAGGCAAAAACCTCTTCCCTTCAGTGCAGAAGCCCTATCCTCCGCTCTACTTCGGCGGGTCCTCCCCGGCCGCTCTGGAAGTGGCGGCGAAGCATGTGGACGTTTATCTGACCTGGGGCGAGCCACCGGCTTTGGCCGCCGAGAAGATCAACGAAGTGCGCCGCCTCGCCGCATTGCACGGGCGCACCGTCAAGTTCGGCATGCGCCTGCATGTGATCGTCCGCGAAACCGAGCGCGAGGCGTGGGCGGCCGCCGACGATCTGATCAAATATGTGACGGACGACTCGATCGCCGCCGCGCAAAAGCAGTTCGCCAGCTCGCAATCCGTCGGACAGCAGCGCATGAGCGCCCTGCATGGAGGACGACGCGACAATCTGGTGATTAGCCCCAACCTCTGGGCCGGCATCGGACTCGTCCGAGGCGGCGCGGGAACGGCCCTGGTCGGCGACCCGGAAACGGTCGCCCAGCGGATGAAGGAGTACGGCGAGATCGGAATCGACACCTTCGTCCTCTCCGGATACCCCCATCTGGAGGAGGCCATCCGCTTCGCCGAGCTGACCTTCCCCTACCTGCCGCTGTCCCACCCAAGCCGGCTCGCCGACAATTCGGGAGCGCAGACCGTGGAGCCGAAGCTGGCGTTCCGGTTCGGCGACGGGCACAACGGCATTCCCAGCGTGCATACCGGACACTCGATTCCGAAACACGCCCCGGCGCTCGCCGAAGGTCTCGCCAGTTGA
- a CDS encoding LacI family DNA-binding transcriptional regulator, protein MPTIKDIARISGVSLATVSYVLNNRPGKVSPEKRERVLAAIRQTNYRPRQSLQRAALPDCLTLGLAVGSASRDIYYQAMLDNLHNVLDALGHNSLIFTSRLFYEDPLLSIRTYCDGRCDGLIVVSPTVGNALVRTLRERGFPHILVGNSGDDALSSSCEIDNIAAARVAVGELLRLGHRRIAYCRGSHETRATWQREEGYRQILEEANIPIDDRWIGESVGGRAWLRNLLTLPAAERPTAIFSFCDSLARDILVLIKESGVSVPGEISVVSVDDLGAEVTDPPLTTVRQPFEEISRAAAEILLARIRDPRLGPEQRLIEGEMVRRSSVGPAPA, encoded by the coding sequence ATGCCAACCATTAAAGACATCGCCCGCATCTCCGGCGTTTCGCTCGCGACGGTCTCATACGTCCTGAACAACCGTCCCGGCAAAGTTTCTCCCGAAAAACGCGAGCGCGTGCTGGCGGCGATTCGGCAGACCAATTACCGTCCGCGCCAGTCGCTGCAGCGCGCCGCGCTCCCCGACTGCCTGACGCTCGGCCTCGCGGTCGGCTCCGCCTCGCGCGACATCTACTATCAGGCGATGCTCGACAACCTCCATAACGTGCTGGACGCCTTGGGGCATAACTCGCTGATCTTCACCAGCCGCCTCTTTTACGAGGATCCGCTGCTCAGTATCCGCACGTACTGCGACGGGCGCTGCGACGGCCTGATCGTCGTGTCCCCCACGGTCGGCAATGCGCTTGTCCGCACGCTGCGCGAACGGGGCTTTCCGCATATCTTAGTGGGAAATTCGGGGGATGACGCGCTGTCGTCGTCCTGCGAGATCGACAACATCGCCGCCGCCCGAGTGGCGGTGGGGGAACTGCTGCGCCTGGGGCACCGGCGCATCGCTTACTGCCGGGGCTCGCACGAGACACGCGCGACCTGGCAGCGGGAAGAGGGGTACCGCCAGATTCTCGAAGAAGCCAATATCCCGATTGACGACCGCTGGATCGGCGAGAGCGTCGGCGGGCGCGCCTGGCTGCGCAACCTGCTGACCCTGCCGGCGGCGGAGCGTCCCACGGCGATCTTCAGCTTCTGTGATTCCCTGGCGCGCGATATCCTGGTCTTGATCAAAGAGTCCGGCGTGAGCGTCCCCGGCGAGATCTCCGTCGTGAGCGTCGACGACCTGGGGGCCGAAGTCACCGATCCGCCGCTGACGACGGTCCGCCAGCCCTTCGAAGAGATCAGCCGCGCCGCCGCCGAGATACTGCTGGCGCGGATCCGCGATCCGCGCCTTGGGCCCGAGCAAAGACTGATCGAAGGGGAAATGGTGCGGCGAAGCTCGGTCGGACCGGCGCCCGCATGA
- a CDS encoding sulfonate ABC transporter substrate-binding protein gives MTSRTRAARPLTFVLGIAALLASGCARHDGMNGAAAHAQSAQGTVLHVGYQRGGSLNLLRLRGDLERRLAPKGVTVQWLNFPAGPQLLEGIGANSVDIGSAGDTPPIFAQAAGVPLVYVANTPPSPKAEAVGQALIVPKDSPAKTLQDLRGKKIAFQKGSSANYFLVQALGQVGLKYSDVQPTYLSPPDAQAAFASGSIDGWVIWDPFLSIARHTTGARILRDGANLPTSGGFYLASRTFAVEHPDLVKAVLEEAKKAGDWSHDHSHEAAQILSPDLGLDVPTLEQIVRNGYTTNYREITPEVIALQQKEADAFANIGLIPQKIDVRQATLTPEQYARLAPAQEPQVAEKIKEITR, from the coding sequence ATGACCAGCAGAACTCGGGCGGCGCGTCCGCTGACATTTGTCCTGGGAATCGCCGCCCTTCTCGCCTCGGGCTGCGCGCGTCATGATGGGATGAACGGCGCGGCGGCGCACGCGCAGTCCGCGCAAGGAACGGTGCTTCATGTCGGCTATCAGCGCGGCGGCAGTCTCAACCTGCTGCGGCTGCGCGGCGATCTTGAACGCCGGCTCGCTCCCAAAGGCGTGACCGTGCAGTGGCTGAACTTCCCCGCAGGGCCGCAGCTGCTGGAGGGGATCGGCGCGAATAGCGTCGATATCGGATCGGCGGGGGATACTCCGCCGATCTTCGCCCAGGCCGCCGGCGTCCCGCTGGTCTATGTCGCCAACACGCCGCCGTCGCCCAAAGCCGAAGCCGTCGGACAGGCGCTGATCGTCCCCAAAGATTCCCCCGCGAAGACCCTTCAGGATCTGCGCGGAAAGAAGATCGCCTTCCAAAAAGGCTCCAGCGCCAACTATTTTCTGGTGCAGGCGCTCGGGCAGGTCGGACTGAAATACTCCGACGTGCAGCCGACTTACCTTTCCCCGCCGGACGCGCAGGCCGCGTTCGCCTCCGGCAGCATCGATGGATGGGTGATCTGGGATCCGTTCCTATCGATCGCCAGACACACAACCGGCGCGCGCATTTTGCGGGACGGCGCGAACCTGCCTACCAGCGGCGGCTTCTACCTCGCGTCGCGCACATTCGCCGTCGAGCATCCGGACCTCGTGAAGGCCGTTCTGGAGGAAGCCAAGAAGGCCGGCGACTGGTCGCACGATCATTCCCATGAAGCCGCGCAGATCTTATCGCCCGACCTGGGATTGGATGTACCGACTCTCGAACAGATCGTGCGCAACGGCTACACGACGAATTACCGAGAAATCACCCCGGAAGTCATTGCGCTCCAGCAAAAAGAAGCGGACGCGTTCGCAAATATTGGGCTGATCCCGCAAAAGATCGATGTCCGGCAGGCGACGCTGACGCCCGAACAATATGCGCGGCTCGCCCCCGCTCAAGAGCCGCAAGTTGCAGAGAAGATAAAGGAAATAACACGATGA
- a CDS encoding beta-galactosidase encodes MEKALRVSHLTLGVCYYPEHWDESLWADDFRRMREMSLEVIRIGEFAWSIFEPEEGRFEFGFFDRVMDLAHKHSLRVILGTPTATPPVWLTQKYPEALNANRQGVVYQHGMRAHCNHTAPIFRELSARIASRMAEHYYKHPALWGWQIDNELNCEVNVFYADSDHAAFRVWLQEKYETLNRLNAAWGAVFWNQTYSDWSQVYLSRPTPADSPNPHQALDEKRFISDSTISYAKLQADAIRAHDTTHFITTNGLFGHLDSHHLTDETLDFISYDAYPLFSEASLESSPEPMRDRRWGWNLSAVRGISRRFCIMEQQSGPGGWVNRLELPSPKPGQVRLWTYQSIAHGADMVLFFRWRTATMGTEIYWHGINDYHNQANRRCAEVARIGQELLRLADVAGSAYQADVAILRDYDNEWDGELDTWHGPYERQSASAWYAALQRRHVPVDSLTLRPGIRRREMSRYRVLIYPHPTILTDETARMLKEYANAGGRIIFGCRTGYKDIHGQCPMRPFPGAVADLCGVTVEDFTRIGKYQTEPSLDWDGVNAQFGELKSGPFNDILRLENPEASVIASYAADAGYYAGKPALTRNPWGDGVAYYYGGVFTEPVANALAEHLGLNSPLADRLTLPRDIEAAIRAQPDGETFVFLLNYADTPRTIQAHSEMVDLISGETVLGEVVMEPYGVLALR; translated from the coding sequence TTGGAAAAAGCATTGCGCGTTTCGCATCTGACGCTTGGGGTCTGTTATTATCCGGAGCACTGGGACGAATCGCTCTGGGCCGACGATTTTCGCCGGATGCGCGAAATGAGTCTGGAAGTGATCCGCATCGGCGAGTTCGCCTGGTCGATCTTTGAGCCCGAGGAAGGGCGATTTGAGTTCGGCTTTTTTGACCGCGTGATGGATCTCGCGCACAAGCACAGCCTGCGTGTAATCCTCGGCACGCCGACCGCGACGCCGCCGGTGTGGCTGACCCAGAAGTACCCCGAGGCGCTGAACGCCAATCGTCAGGGAGTCGTCTATCAGCATGGCATGCGGGCGCACTGCAATCACACCGCCCCGATCTTTCGCGAGCTTTCCGCGCGGATCGCATCGCGCATGGCCGAACATTATTACAAACATCCGGCGCTTTGGGGGTGGCAGATCGACAATGAGCTGAACTGCGAAGTCAATGTTTTCTATGCGGATTCGGATCATGCGGCGTTTCGCGTCTGGCTTCAGGAGAAGTACGAAACGCTCAATCGGCTGAATGCGGCCTGGGGCGCGGTCTTCTGGAACCAGACGTACTCCGATTGGTCGCAGGTATATCTGTCGCGTCCGACGCCGGCGGATTCTCCCAATCCGCACCAGGCGCTGGACGAGAAGCGATTTATCTCCGATTCGACGATCTCTTACGCCAAGCTGCAAGCCGACGCCATCCGCGCGCACGACACGACGCACTTCATTACCACCAACGGCCTCTTCGGACATCTTGACAGCCATCATCTGACGGACGAGACACTCGATTTTATCTCCTATGACGCTTATCCTCTGTTTTCAGAAGCCAGTCTGGAAAGCAGTCCAGAGCCGATGCGCGATCGCCGCTGGGGATGGAATCTGAGCGCCGTGCGCGGGATCTCGCGCCGGTTCTGTATCATGGAGCAGCAATCCGGCCCCGGCGGATGGGTCAATCGTCTGGAACTTCCGTCGCCGAAGCCTGGCCAGGTTCGCCTCTGGACGTACCAATCGATCGCGCACGGCGCGGATATGGTCCTCTTCTTTCGATGGCGGACCGCGACGATGGGGACGGAGATTTACTGGCACGGGATCAACGACTACCATAACCAAGCCAACCGCCGCTGCGCGGAAGTCGCGCGGATCGGACAGGAGCTTCTCCGCCTTGCGGATGTCGCGGGATCCGCGTATCAGGCGGACGTGGCGATCCTGCGCGATTACGACAATGAATGGGATGGCGAACTCGACACCTGGCATGGCCCCTACGAGCGCCAGAGCGCGTCCGCCTGGTACGCCGCCTTGCAGCGCCGCCACGTCCCGGTGGATTCCTTAACCCTGCGCCCAGGAATCAGGCGGCGTGAGATGTCGCGTTACCGCGTGCTGATCTATCCCCACCCCACGATCCTCACCGACGAGACCGCCCGGATGCTCAAGGAGTACGCGAACGCGGGCGGCCGGATCATTTTTGGGTGTCGCACGGGATACAAAGACATCCACGGTCAATGCCCGATGCGGCCATTTCCCGGCGCTGTAGCGGATCTCTGCGGCGTCACGGTGGAGGATTTCACAAGGATCGGCAAATATCAAACGGAGCCGTCTCTGGACTGGGATGGTGTGAACGCTCAATTCGGCGAGCTCAAATCCGGCCCGTTCAATGATATCCTGCGGCTGGAAAACCCGGAGGCCTCCGTAATTGCTTCCTACGCCGCCGACGCCGGATATTACGCCGGCAAGCCTGCACTTACGCGCAATCCATGGGGCGACGGCGTTGCCTACTATTACGGCGGCGTCTTCACCGAGCCCGTCGCCAACGCGCTGGCGGAGCATCTGGGCCTGAACTCACCGCTCGCGGATCGGCTGACGCTGCCGCGCGACATCGAAGCGGCGATCCGCGCGCAGCCGGACGGAGAGACGTTTGTCTTCCTGCTCAACTACGCCGATACGCCGCGCACGATTCAGGCGCATTCCGAAATGGTCGATCTGATCTCTGGCGAGACGGTTCTTGGAGAGGTCGTCATGGAGCCGTATGGCGTACTGGCCCTGCGGTGA
- a CDS encoding glycoside hydrolase family 3 C-terminal domain-containing protein encodes MRPTLYSPAKRAAATRRHRLRCLSLLAASAAFLTPSGASAQAKFPFQDSALPIEQRVNDIVSRMTLPEKAAQMGTDAPAIPRLGIPAYYWWSESLHGYAYGGKSFDTVFPEPIGLAATFDIPLHAKVASAIGDEDRAEFNRTNAEGKPTPFYGLTFFAPNINIFRDPRWGRGQETYGEDPYLTAQFGVTYIRGLQGDDPKYFKVIATAKHYAVHSGPEPERHVFNAVVSPYDLHDTYLPAFKAAVTDGHVYSLMSAYSSLYGVPDPASDLLLQKLLRDQWGFQGYVVSDCGAITDISNSHKFAPSIEAGSALAVKAGTDLACDSAYNSLPAAVAQGLITEAEIDKSLKRLFTARFKLGLFDPPTQNPYASIPASVIESPEHRALALQAARESIVLLKNNKDFLPLSPKIKSLAVIGPNADDTVVQEGNYHGVSSHEVSVLDGIRKRAGDSVKVTYVHGSGLLKAQDSAPIPSEALSSDGKPGLKGEYFANKNLEGAPTATRQDANINFNFAQEPIAGVEHTNFSVRWTGTLTALKDANYTLTISGDDGYRLFIDGKNVAEDWSSHAVTSRDYALTLKAGQSVPIRVEYYQEEQGAEVHLSWRDDSSQPFAAAIAAAKASDAVIFVGGISNAIEGEEGTGGNGDRTDLDIPKVQQDLLEALYATKKPIVLVLLNGSALSVNWADDKLPAILDAWYPGEEGGSAVADVLFGDYNPAGRLPVTFYTGVDQLPPFRDYTMQHRTYRYYEGHPLYAFGYGLSYTRFSYSNLKVPKDPAPGAEVVVSADVKNTGKRAGDEVVQLYLRPDPDGIPRLVETGQPMPRLILSGFQRVNLAPGESKTVTFTIKHDQLLLFNAEGVKQMQPGTWQVFVGGGQPDVNSGRGALSAKIEAK; translated from the coding sequence ATGCGTCCCACCCTCTACTCTCCAGCGAAGCGCGCCGCCGCCACAAGGCGCCATCGCCTGCGCTGCCTGTCGCTTCTCGCGGCGTCCGCCGCGTTCCTGACGCCGTCGGGGGCGTCCGCGCAGGCGAAGTTTCCCTTCCAAGATTCCGCGCTGCCGATCGAACAGCGCGTCAACGATATCGTCTCGCGCATGACGCTTCCGGAAAAGGCGGCGCAGATGGGGACCGACGCCCCCGCGATCCCGCGCCTCGGCATTCCCGCCTACTACTGGTGGAGCGAATCGCTGCACGGTTACGCCTACGGCGGCAAGAGCTTCGACACGGTGTTTCCTGAGCCGATCGGCCTCGCGGCCACGTTCGATATCCCGCTGCACGCCAAGGTGGCGAGCGCCATCGGCGATGAAGACCGGGCGGAGTTCAACCGCACCAACGCCGAGGGCAAGCCGACGCCCTTCTATGGCCTGACGTTCTTCGCGCCTAACATCAATATCTTCCGGGATCCGCGCTGGGGACGCGGGCAAGAGACGTACGGCGAAGACCCCTATCTGACGGCTCAGTTCGGCGTCACTTATATTCGAGGCTTGCAGGGCGACGATCCCAAGTACTTCAAGGTCATCGCGACGGCGAAGCACTACGCCGTGCACAGCGGCCCGGAGCCGGAGCGGCACGTCTTCAACGCCGTCGTTTCCCCTTACGATCTGCACGACACCTACCTGCCCGCGTTCAAAGCCGCCGTCACCGACGGCCACGTTTACAGCCTGATGAGCGCCTACAGCAGCCTCTACGGCGTTCCCGATCCGGCGAGCGACCTGCTGCTGCAAAAGCTGCTGCGCGACCAGTGGGGCTTCCAGGGTTATGTTGTTTCGGACTGCGGCGCGATTACCGACATTTCGAACAGCCACAAGTTCGCGCCCAGCATCGAGGCGGGGTCCGCGCTGGCGGTGAAAGCGGGAACCGACCTCGCCTGCGACAGCGCCTACAACTCCCTGCCCGCCGCCGTCGCGCAGGGCCTGATCACCGAGGCCGAGATCGACAAGTCCCTCAAGCGCCTCTTCACCGCGCGCTTCAAACTGGGACTGTTCGACCCGCCCACGCAGAATCCGTACGCCAGCATCCCGGCGAGCGTCATCGAAAGCCCGGAGCACCGCGCCCTCGCCTTGCAGGCGGCCCGCGAATCGATCGTTCTGTTAAAAAATAACAAAGACTTCCTTCCGCTCAGCCCCAAGATCAAATCGCTGGCGGTCATCGGACCGAACGCCGATGACACTGTCGTGCAGGAAGGCAACTACCACGGCGTCTCGTCGCACGAAGTCAGCGTTCTGGACGGGATCCGCAAGCGCGCCGGCGACAGCGTGAAGGTGACCTACGTACACGGCAGCGGCCTGCTCAAAGCGCAGGACAGCGCGCCGATCCCCAGCGAAGCGCTGAGCAGCGACGGCAAGCCCGGTCTCAAGGGCGAATACTTCGCCAATAAGAACCTGGAAGGAGCGCCCACAGCGACCCGGCAGGACGCGAATATCAACTTCAACTTCGCGCAGGAGCCGATCGCCGGAGTCGAGCACACGAACTTCTCGGTGCGCTGGACCGGAACCCTGACCGCGCTGAAAGACGCGAATTATACGCTGACGATCAGCGGCGACGACGGCTATCGTCTCTTCATCGACGGCAAAAACGTCGCCGAAGACTGGTCGTCCCACGCCGTGACCTCGCGCGACTATGCGCTCACGCTCAAAGCCGGCCAATCCGTCCCGATCCGCGTGGAGTATTACCAGGAAGAGCAAGGCGCGGAAGTTCATCTGAGCTGGCGCGACGACTCCTCACAGCCGTTCGCCGCCGCGATCGCCGCCGCCAAGGCGTCGGACGCCGTGATCTTTGTCGGCGGCATCTCCAACGCGATTGAAGGCGAAGAAGGCACCGGCGGCAACGGCGACCGCACCGATCTGGACATTCCGAAAGTCCAGCAGGATCTGCTGGAGGCTCTCTACGCCACCAAGAAGCCGATCGTGCTTGTGCTGCTCAACGGCAGCGCGCTCAGCGTCAACTGGGCCGACGATAAGCTTCCCGCCATCCTCGACGCCTGGTACCCCGGCGAAGAAGGCGGCTCGGCCGTCGCCGATGTCCTCTTCGGCGACTACAATCCCGCCGGACGTCTCCCGGTCACATTCTACACGGGTGTGGACCAATTGCCGCCGTTCCGCGATTACACGATGCAGCACCGCACGTATCGCTACTATGAAGGCCATCCGCTCTATGCGTTCGGCTACGGTCTGAGCTATACCCGCTTCTCATACTCCAATCTGAAAGTCCCGAAGGACCCGGCGCCTGGCGCCGAGGTGGTGGTGAGCGCCGACGTGAAGAACACCGGCAAGCGCGCCGGCGACGAAGTGGTCCAGCTCTACCTGCGCCCCGATCCGGACGGCATCCCGAGACTGGTCGAAACCGGCCAGCCGATGCCCCGCCTGATCCTCAGCGGCTTCCAGCGCGTCAATCTCGCCCCTGGCGAAAGCAAGACGGTTACCTTCACCATCAAGCACGACCAGCTGCTGCTGTTCAACGCGGAAGGCGTCAAGCAGATGCAGCCCGGAACCTGGCAGGTATTCGTCGGCGGCGGCCAGCCCGACGTCAACTCCGGACGCGGCGCCCTGAGCGCAAAGATCGAGGCGAAGTAA